Proteins encoded by one window of Nicotiana tabacum cultivar K326 chromosome 10, ASM71507v2, whole genome shotgun sequence:
- the LOC107809749 gene encoding zinc finger CCCH domain-containing protein 61-like, translated as MEGLCAEQHHHKFHPSHQLYLNKKSLRDIDIPPRKLLSRRSNLSADPVSDMFMDSPKSDSDTLFQKFLPYNSLDEDDSDPYSSDHFRMYEFKVRRCTRSRSHDWTDCPFAHPGEKARRRDPRRFHYSGTVCSEFRKGNCSRGDNCEFAHGVFECWLHPTRYRTEACKDGKNCKRKVCFFAHTPRQLRVLPPSCHESSGPGSSPRNSPVEKKYRNLNHCCMFCHSVSASPTSTLMGMSHMSPPMSPSLSPPLSPAKTQFSSPMSRYSDRFGSVESSCGMGQLDHAGLMSYKDALTELVSSLEAMNVNANHEANSSSSSAAAAAVNNFDGKLPWLDVSFNNNNINNYDDQHQFLLSPYSTPSPSPVSSSRTKFYTRDFPSPSPVSSSGLSFSPVSSSNMSFVEDTKNNATNRYYNENGLGGPDFGWVNDLLT; from the coding sequence ATGGAAGGGCTTTGTGCTGAACAACATCATCACAAGTTTCATCCCTCTCACCAACTTTACCTTAACAAGAAATCTCTTCGTGATATTGACATTcccccaagaaaactcctcagcCGCCGTTCTAATCTCTCCGCCGACCCTGTCTCCGACATGTTTATGGACTCACCTAAATCAGATTCAGACACCCTTTTCCAGAAATTCTTGCCTTACAACAGCCTTGACGAGGATGATTCTGATCCGTACTCTTCCGACCACTTTCGTATGTACGAGTTCAAGGTCCGCCGTTGTACTCGTAGCCGCAGCCACGACTGGACTGACTGCCCTTTCGCTCATCCTGGTGAGAAAGCTCGTCGGAGAGACCCAAGAAGATTCCATTATTCTGGAACTGTTTGCTCTGAATTCCGTAAAGGAAATTGTAGCCGAGGTGATAACTGTGAGTTTGCACACGGGGTGTTTGAATGTTGGCTTCACCCAACTCGGTACAGGACTGAAGCATGCAAAGATGGGAAAAACTGCAAACGCAAGGTTTGTTTCTTTGCACATACTCCACGTCAACTTCGTGTTCTGCCACCTAGTTGTCACGAAAGTAGTGGTCCTGGTTCATCTCCAAGAAACTCTCCAGTTGAGAAAAAGTACAGAAATCTTAACCATTGCTGTATGTTTTGTCACtctgtttctgcttctcctacATCTACTTTAATGGGTATGTCACATATGTCGCCGCCTATGTCTCCATCTCTGTCGCCGCCACTTTCCCCAGCAAAAACTCAGTTCTCATCACCTATGTCACGTTACAGTGATCGTTTTGGGAGTGTAGAATCATCATGTGGAATGGGTCAGCTGGATCATGCTGGATTAATGAGTTACAAGGATGCACTTACTGAATTGGTTAGCTCTTTAGAAGCTATGAATGTGAATGCGAATCATGAAgccaattcttcttcttcttcagctgctgctgctgctgttaaTAATTTTGATGGGAAATTACCATGGTTGGATGTGAgtttcaacaacaataatattaataattatgaTGATCAACATCAGTTTCTTCTTTCTCCTTATTCAACTCCATCTCCAAGTCCAGTTTCTAGTTCAAGAACCAAGTTTTACACTAGGGATTTTCCATCTCCTAGTCCAGTTTCTAGCTCCGGGTTGAGCTTTAGTCCAGTTTCTAGCTCCAACATGAGCTTTGTAGAAGATACCAAGAACAATGCAACAAACAGATACTACAATGAGAATGGATTAGGTGGGCCAGATTTTGGTTGGGTCAATGATCTCTTGacctaa